The proteins below come from a single Armigeres subalbatus isolate Guangzhou_Male unplaced genomic scaffold, GZ_Asu_2 Contig1081, whole genome shotgun sequence genomic window:
- the LOC134202193 gene encoding uncharacterized protein LOC134202193 has protein sequence MSDIKLDVPAEDDMATRVFWEILSPLGYIPQPVKEALRSTGFDNLLSLSAMRESDLDEITTQYKLPMGHRRLIRVLSERINQLGMEDLTAKLLRKLDRQATTIVKVSKPTPPNPTSSDSRDEPPIATRPVPSPEILVEMYRTKLQQNILSWLTTHGEVGSKEIELQDININVSMLEGKLQGSVICPFCRMEIKIYIRAPDADSSGAIANSNYIKHYNRMHRKTPMPPKSPAASSWNTSFGTPPPGSMMSLEQHQQALAHLHAEQQAAAYAAVTAAASGGSGGTAGSSGGGQLPNPAAVYELLFKQESNSWDD, from the exons ATGTCGGACATCAAACTAGATGTG CCAGCCGAAGATGACATGGCCACCCGTGTGTTCTGGGAGATTCTATCTCCCTTGGGCTACATTCCACAACCAGTGAAGGAAGCCCTCCGATCTACGGGTTTCGACAATCTTCTATCGCTGTCGGCCATGCGGGAATCCgatctggacgagatcaccacaCAATATAAATTACCAATGGGTCACCGACGACTGATACGGGTTCTTTCGGAACGTATCAACCAATTGGGCATGGAAGATCTAACAGCGAAGCTACTACGAAAGTTAGACCGTCAGGCAACTACCATCGTCAAGGTGTCCAAGCCTACACCTCCGAATCCAACGAGCAGCGATTCCCGGGATGAACCTCCAATCGCTACTCGACCTGTTCCCTCCCCGGAAATACTAGTCGAAATGTATCGTACGAAGTTACAGCAGAATATTCTCTCGTGGTTAACCACTCATGGCGAAGTTGGATCGAAGGAAATCGAACTACAGGACATCAACATCAATGTATCGATGTTGGAAGGCAAACTTCAAGGCTCTGTCATCTGCCCGTTCTGTCGCATGGAAATCAAAATCTACATCCGGGCTCCGGATGCGGACAGCAGCGGTGCCATTGCCAACTCAAACTACATCAAACATTACAACCGGATGCACCGAAAAACTCCGATGCCTCCCAAATCACCTGCCGCCAGCAGTTGGAATACGTCGTTCGGGACACCTCCGCCGGGAAGCATGATGTCCCTGGAGCAACACCAACAAGCTTTGGCGCATTTACACGCTGAACAGCAGGCGGCGGCCTACGCAGCGGTAACGGCTGCCGCCAGTGGCGGTAGCGGTGGAACTGCAGGCAGTAGTGGTGGTGGACAGCTACCCAATCCAGCTGCAGTTTACGAACTGTTGTTCAAACAGGAATCTAACAGCTGGGACGATTGA
- the LOC134202191 gene encoding adenosine 5'-monophosphoramidase HINT3-like yields MTSPTRTVLERCIFCKITTGQDPNASIVYQNERICIFKDIRPAAEHHLLAVPKYHLDDVRSLTAAERPLLEEMRTELGNVLKDQYQIDLSEALFGFHIPPFTTVKHLHMHGMGPVGSMGFLSRMIFRPNTMWFNTDKAVLDRILPASQDETMQ; encoded by the exons ATGACATCACCAACCCGCACGGTACTGGAGAGGTGTATTTTCTGCAAAATCACCACAGGGCAGGATCCAAACGCTTCAATTGTGTACCAAAACGAGCGCATCTGCATATTCAAGGACATCCGCCCGGCGGCAGAGCATCATCTGTTGGCCGTCCCAAAGTATCACCTGGATGATGTGCGCTCGTTGACCGCTGCCGAACGGCCTTTGT TGGAGGAGATGCGAACCGAATTGGGGAACGTTTTGAAGGATCAGTACCAGATTGATTTGTCCGAGGCACTGTTTGGGTTTCACATTCCTCCGTTTACGACGGTTAAGCATCTGCATATGCATGGGATGGGGCCCGTGGGTAGTATGGGATTCTTGTCCAGGATGATATTTCGACCGAATACGATGTGGTTCAATACG GATAAAGCTGTTTTGGATAGGATTTTACCGGCTTCGCAGGACGAAACGATGCAGTAA